Proteins co-encoded in one Cercospora beticola chromosome 7, complete sequence genomic window:
- a CDS encoding uncharacterized protein (BUSCO:EOG09264MGU), whose product MLSSFSKQVRILAISCVVVVVLTLSMLSHTRRVTPGELHVPEDIHHSTTAATTHPIDDLMRSGNKQFEDLLWKRTKGLNAAAAAYRTSRGRHPPPGWDKYISWCEKNNVYLIEDFFDPMYRDLAPFWSVSPEKMRVFPQQWHRTLSIRDGSVLQRQVGAWNLANWTGLWQSAIEALPIKDLPDVDLAVNLDDEPKLFASYDVLHEAKVKAGEERMKHVETPLDEIYSEFEKLKDFNEKLRNASAKNVLFKWSDRPATEPIWEAVRDICPPDTPGRLAVTNLKYNTSAETYWSQLSDGKHMDRGFVRDWVASKSACLNPALREVHGSYVGLKAYSLEEPVGHEDTRHVLEELVPLLSGCKISGVSSDILLPPAIEFASSTDDYVYDPHLAKPWSEKEASIIWRGMASGGDHTGDNWTRFHRHRLVAMLNGTLVAEQFRYREAGNQVPAEVPGGTPPLPHNFHLPPTTDGAYPLSLTSAPDPASAIETWLTSMTPKVRSGFNHMQCFKENPFLTRSCWYMDPWYTVLESISGAEQFQHKFLPDVDGHSYSGRFLGFLQSNSLPIKATVYDQWHDGSGRGAGLASTTRPSKLLVFHPSSLPPLKHGRRRASRERTRNALLRRELQQCPGREAGSMGDESDSPTHRVENEAQFWAELDDILSPDLIVSPSSSLAAQVGLPDSPTTSLASSWSEDHEQIDDALRRYLEFTSQYRAEYLPTEYHVARCCWKLLDAELFRKNEDYVRRQILYCLLQEDETETLHLAAAILLFDGRATETTFELMQAEGTFQRLVELVRDKRDEDVGLHRLLLELLFEMSRIQKLSRADLKVVDDGFILYLFQLIEELSSDAEDPYHYPIIRVLLVLNEQYMCLANAPPSPGSAEQGVTNRILKLLSLHGPSYRTFGENLILLLNRETELGPQLLILKLLYLLFTTPSTYEYFYTNDLNVLVDVIIRNLLDLDESHDSDLAPDRDGQRALRHTYLRVLCPLLKNTQLSHEGQNYKREEVRRLLHLLIDRTGAHFAPVDETVIRLVIRIKQIDWIREEGDELEEAADEKLAEVEATHQSKRSASSNGGDEVVAKKLLGMSLQEAGESSLSVADVSAKVIKAKPTVPAPRRMRKTSKVSANGSTTQGAIVKDGQELKLSEVTSEDAETTQAAMVEPQPQRRPKLPPAPPKSKYGRRVTGDSLKPVEVPHHIPARSDSRSPFADENAAT is encoded by the exons ATGCTTTCCTCATTCAGCAAGCAGGTTCGGATCCTGGCCATCAGCTGCGTAGTCGTCGTTGTTCTTACGCTCTCGATGCTCTCGCATACGAGACGCGTCACTCCAGGAGAGCTCCATGTACCAGAAGACATTCACCATTCAACGACGGCAGCCACGACTCATCCCATCGATGATTTGATGCGCTCCGGGAACAAGCAATTCGAAGATCTCCTGTGGAAACGAACGAAAGGCCTcaatgccgctgctgccgcgTATAGAACTTCTCGTGGCCGACATCCGCCGCCAGGATGGGACAAATACATCTCATGGTGCGAGAAGAACAATGTCTACTTGATTGAGGACTTCTTCGATCCGATGTATCGTGACCTCGCACCTTTTTGGTCTGTTTCTCCGGAGAAGATGAGAGTGTTCCCTCAGCAATGGCATCGGACGCTGAGTATCCGTGATGGCTCTGTTCTGCAGCGACAAGTTGGCGCTTGGAATCTTGCGAATTGGACTGGCTTATGGCAGAGTGCGATTGAAGCTTTGCCGATCAAGGATCTGCCTGATGTGGATCTGGCAGTGAATCTGGATGACGAGCCGAAACTTTTCGCGAGTTATGATGTTCTGCATGAGGCGAAGGTGAAGGCCGGAGAGGAGCGAATGAAGCATGTCGAGACTCCGCTGGATGAGATTTACTCGGAGTTTGAAAAGCTCAAGGACTTCAATGAGAAGCTGCGAAATGCGTCAGCTAAGAATGTGCTCTTCAAGTGGTCGGACAGGCCTGCAACAGAGCCGATTTGGGAGGCTGTTCGGGACATTTGTCCGCCTGACACGCCCGGGAGGCTCGCCGTCACGAATCTGAAGTACAACACCTCCGCAGAGACGTACTGGTCGCAGCTGTCTGATGGAAAGCACATGGATCGAGGCTTCGTTCGAGACTGGGTAGCGTCTAAATCGGCATGTCTCAATCCTGCATTGCGCGAGGTCCACGGATCTTATGTCGGGCTGAAAGCATACAGCCTCGAGGAGCCCGTTGGACACGAAGATACGCGGCATGTGCTCGAAGAACTTGTGCCGCTTCTTTCAGGCTGTAAGATTAGCGGCGTCAGTAGCGACATTCTGCTCCCACCTGCAATCGAGTTTGCGTCTTCGACGGACGATTACGTTTACGACCCGCACCTTGCCAAACCATGGTCGGAGAAAGAGGCCAGCATCATCTGGCGCGGGATGGCGAGCGGAGGCGACCACACGGGAGACAACTGGACTCGATTCCATCGACATCGGCTGGTTGCGATGCTGAACGGCACTCTCGTCGCAGAGCAATTTCGATATCGGGAAGCAGGGAATCAGGTGCCTGCGGAAGTCCCAGGCGGAACTCCTCCCCTTCCACACAACTTTCACCTACCTCCTACCACCGACGGCGCATATCCCTTGTCGCTCACATCTGCACCCGATCCCGCATCCGCAATCGAGACGTGGCTGACCAGTATGACGCCTAAAGTCCGCTCAGGCTTCAATCATATGCAGTGCTTCAAAGAGAATCCCTTCCTGACGAGAAGCTGCTGGTACATGGACCCTTGGTACACTGTTCTCGAGAGCATTTCTGGCGCCGAGCAATTTCAGCACAAGTTCTTGCCTGATGTCGATGGGCATTCGTATAGTGGGAGGTTTCTCGGTTTCCTGCAGAGCAACAGTCTTCCGATCAAAGCGACTGTATACGATCAGTGGCATGACGGGAG CGGCCGTGGGGCGGGATTGGCCTCCACTACCCGGCCTTCCAAGCTTCTTGTCTTCCACCCATCGTCACTACCACCACTGAAACACGGCAGACGTCGAGCGAGCAGAGAGAGAACAAGAAATGCATTGCTAAGGCGCGAACTTCAGCAATGTCCTGGACGCGAAGCTGGAAGCATGGGCGACGAAAGTGACTCTCCGACGCACCGAGTCGAGAATGAGGCACAATTCTGGGCCG AGCTCGACGACATCCTCTCGCCGGACCTCATCGtatcgccttcctcttccctcGCTGCGCAGGTCGGCCTTCCAGACTCGCCTACCACTTCTCTCGCGAGCTCTTGGTCCGAGGACCACGAGCAGATCGACGATGCACTGAGACGATATCTCGAGTTCACCAGTCAGTACCGCGCCGAGTACTTGCCCACCGAATACCATGTCGCgcgttgctgctggaagCTGTTGGATGCAGAATTGTTCAGGAAGAATGAAGACTATGTCCGCCGACAGATTTTGTACTGCCTGCTGCAGGAAGACGAGACGGAGACACTACACCTCGCAGCAGCCATCTTGCTGTTCGATGGCAGGGCAACGGAAACGACATTCGAGCTGATGCAGGCTGAGGGCACATTTCAGCGCTTGGTAGAGCTGGTGCGCGATAAGCGAGACGAGGATGTGGGACTGCatcgactgctgctggaatTGCTCTTCGAAATGAGTCGAATACAGAAGCTGTCTCGTGCAGATCTCAAGGTGGTCGATGATGGCTTCATCTTGTATCTCTTTCAACTCATTGAAGAGCTGTCGTCAGATGCGGAAGACCCATACCATTATCCCATCATTCGCGTTTTGCTGGTTCTCAACGAGCAATACATGTGTCTCGCGAATGCGCCGCCTTCACCAGGATCTGCGGAACAGGGCGTGACCAATCGCATCTTAAAGCTTCTGAGCTTGCATGGACCTTCATATCGCACGTTTGGAGAGAATTTGATCTTGCTCCTCAACCGGGAGACGGAATTGGGTCCGCAGTTGCTGATTTTGAAGTTGCTGTACCTGCTCTTCACCACGCCTAGCACGTACGAGTACTTTTACACAAACGACCTGAACGTTCTCGTCGATGTCATCATCCGCAATCTGCTGGACCTGGACGAGAGCCACGATTCAGACCTGGCGCCGGATAGAGACGGACAGCGTGCCCTTCGACATACCTATTTGCGAGTTCTTTGTCCATTGCTAAAGAATACTCAGCTTTCACACGAAGGCCAGAATTACAAACGAGAAGAAGTCAGGCGACTGCTTCACCTTTTGATTGATCGCACAGGCGCACACTTTGCGCCGGTTGATGAAACTGTCATCAGACTTGTGATTAGGATCAAGCAAATCGATTGGATACGCGAAGAGGGAGATGAATTGGAAGAGGCAGCGGACGAGAAGCTGGCCGAAGTGGAAGCGACACATCAGAGTAAGAGATCAGCGTCAAGCAATGGCGGTGATGAAGTtgtggcgaagaagctgctcggcATGAGTCTGCAAGAAGCAGGAGAGAGCTCCCTCAGCGTTGCAGATGTCAGTGCGAAGGTCATCAAGGCGAAACCGACTGTGCCAGCTCCCAGACGAATGCGAAAGACAAGCAAAGTTTCCGCAAATGGATCGACGACTCAGGGTGCTATCGTGAAGGATGGTCAAGAATTGAAGTTGTCGGAGGTTACGAGTGAGGATGCTGAGACTACACAAGCTGCCATGGTCGAACCTCAACCACAGAGAAGGCCCAAACTGCCTCCTGCGCCGCCCAAGTCCAAATATGGACGAAGAGTGACTGGTGATTCGTTGAAGCCGGTTGAGGTGCCGCATCACATACCAGCGAGGAGCGATTCGAGGAGTCCCTTTGCTGATGAGAATGCTGCTACATGA
- a CDS encoding uncharacterized protein (MEROPS:MER0000865~BUSCO:EOG092604S1) encodes MTAFAGGPGKTAPKLANDFLRFDPLHCDRNANYLADFTPPVGEGKQLAPKIGSCQHEYSTKHAQSIPPPLDLRADGGTQYKLAVCCKKCRIHADIRISYAFAVNSCPNSQDPLHHFVRRREFDVAIPDRIEYAWQCSSEGCRADLRISFRTAKIQPTERTMLVDTDRLKKAYEAMVREEPDREGIRQATPVEVLQRLRRYIKDALNTEHARRSFPANNKRFGEAFGVYGADCYELLTRLGFRYSQAQGDQEAMWQLPDPPVLDDRFAAQGNSHRELLEDIETELHALIIKTAAETNAVNPAASEGWPLADRDVDRTLAAQGYPRFSSLRRQVASPEELPYFASLGIQPDSADSIVTWAVDKQFTTDPQRQSYYFECLQIIAEARKTEDLQTTLALVESRGLISRRDITAAYRYLDISQTDAQTADDERILNLFYVRTSDSGPEAKEEARRALRKIGLVRQSQRLIRAAEQTIETYEEALDWLGNGANRQTADDWLISFAGTKREENEELTRKAISVIAHERKSDALNQWLLTGQADGYQMDKEEALRQLGITESWATIDKSILSMQFDVARMDRPGEQTEKAIAALEKAIASEQTSRSAETWPVGLTSHGNTCYLNSLLQYYFSIKPLREIVLKYDQYKLDTEHHTSKDERVGHRKISLEEVKGGQRFARDLKQLFDRMIKSPSEHVRPEDDLVCRAFLEMKDYALLSSAVQELRAEHAEKANGVVDNENENEVKGDDNEPAPISSFNRVASDASSVTLRGEEDVPMQNGELLPPTPLKSPPKDDSAAAPPLPPRRFSTTREHALEKAQEKAKAQQDVTEVHDDVLFKLRAGMTPRGADETGEQEDDLHRLFKYSMIETSVKDGIDGKKKPLLDMAITIPPPSGATDIYSVLDQFFDLQSVGETTEAGNTEAYKSLEVLPPLLQINITRIDYNKERGAFKSEACVKLEDELYLDRYIDTSHPDVLPRRKACWSWRQKLHALRKEKKAIDDAPQVVNKPNDLSGPLVMSEAGEYLHDMPKVNAELESLGMNGVEVPESLPIAVMSETQDQLARLLQLESEIAEIEPRLKDQFSEFKKIKYRLAAVFFHRGSYGHGHYWIYIHDFENDVWRMYNDERVDEFKNVNEILEANTWNHGTPTFAVYVKDDHKTEIVQPVCRAPEPVPEADPQAVPDIDVQMYDGGNQPEGTMNPRDMMVRRDSASGLDRKESSGEWDPARVVNNHQW; translated from the exons AGCAACTTGCTCCGAAGATAGGCAGCTGCCAACATGAATACTCAACAAAGCACGCCCAAAGCATTCCGCCGCCGCTCGATCTGCGTGCGGATGGAGGCACACAGTACAAGCTTGCAGTGTGCTGCAAGAAGTGTAGGATACATGCGGACATCCGCATCAGCTACGCTTTTGCGGTGAACTCATGCCCAAATTCTCAGGACCCGCTGCATCACTTCGTGCGACGGCGTGAGTTCGATGTGGCTATACCAGACCGAATAGAATACGCATGGCAGTGCTCCTCAGAGGGATGCCGCGCCGATCTCAGAATCAGCTTCAGGACAGCGAAGATACAACCAACAGAACGGACTATGCTGGTGGATACGGATCGACTGAAGAAGGCGTATGAGGCGATGGTGCGAGAAGAGCCAGACAGGGAGGGCATACGTCAGGCGACGCCCGTAGAAGTGTTGCAAAGATTGAGGAGATACATCAAAGACGCTTTGAATACTGAGCACGCGCGAAGATCGTTTCCAGCAAACAACAAGCGCTTTGGGGAAGCTTTTGGCGTGTATGGCGCGGACTGCTATGAGCTGCTCACCCGGCTGGGCTTCAGATACTCG CAAGCACAGGGGGACCAAGAAGCAATGTGGCAGCTGCCCGATCCTCCGGTGCTGGACGATCGGTTTGCTGCGCAGGGCAACAGCCATCGCGAGCTACTTGAGGATATCGAGACCGAGCTGCACGCGCTGATTATCAAAACCGCAGCCGAGACCAACGCCGTGAACCCTGCAGCGTCAGAAGGGTGGCCACTGGCAGACCGCGATGTCGACCGAACGCTCGCTGCGCAGGGGT ACCCGCGTTTCTCATCCTTGCGGCGGCAGGTGGCATCGCCGGAGGAGCTTCC ATACTTTGCATCACTCGGTATCCAACCCGACTCTGCGGACTCCATCGTGACATGGGCTGTCGACAAGCAGTTCACTACTGACCCACAACGACAATCGTATTACTTTGAGTGCTTACAGATCATTGCGGAGGCTCGCAAGACGGAGGACCTGCAAACAACGCTCGCGCTCGTGGAGTCCCGCGGCCTGATAAGCCGAAGAGACATTACAGCCGCCTATCGATACCTGGACATTTCGCAAACCGACGCGCAGACAGCAGACGACGAGAGGATACTGAACTTGTTCTACGTGAGGACTTCCGATTCAGGACCTGAAGCCAAAGAGGAAGCGAGACGCGCACTTAGAAAGATAGGACTCGTACGACAGAGCCAACGCCTGATTCGGGCCGCCGAGCAGACGATCGAGACGTACGAAGAGGCCCTGGACTGGCTTGGAAACGGCGCCAATCGCCAGACCGCGGACGATTGGCTGATATCCTTCGCTGGCACAAAGCGTGAAGAGAACGAGGAACTGACGCGCAAAGCCATTTCGGTGATTGCGCACGAACGGAAAAGTGACGCTCTCAACCAGTGGTTGTTGACGGGTCAAGCAGACGGCTACCAAATGGACAAGGAAGAGGCATTGCGCCAGCTCGGCATCACCGAATCATGGGCCACCATTGACAAATCGATATTATCGATGCAATTTGACGTGGCGCGTATGGACCGGCCAGGCGAGCAGACGGAAAAGGCGATCGCTGCACTTGAGAAGGCCATAGCCTCCGAGCAGACTTCGCGGTCCGCTGAGACTTGGCCAGTTGGGCTCACCAGTCATGGCAACACTTGCTATCTGAACTCCCTTCTGCAATACTACTTCAGCATCAAGCCTCTTCGCGAGATCGTGCTGAAGTACGATCAATACAAACTGGACACGGAGCACCACACCAGCAAGGATGAGCGGGTAGGCCATCGGAAGATTTCCCTCGAAGAGGTCAAAGGTGGTCAGCGATTTGCGCGTGACTTGAAACAGCTCTTCGATCGCATGATCAAGAGCCCGAGCGAGCATGTCCGGCCTGAAGACGATCTTGTGTGCCGTGCTTTTCTCGAAATGAAGGACTATGCTCTGTTGTCTTCGGCAGTGCAGGAGCTGCGGGCTGAGCACGCTGAGAAAGCGAATGGCGTCGTGGACAACGAGAACGAGAACGAAGTGAAGGGGGATGACAACGAGCCAGCTCCGATTTCGTCGTTCAACAGAGTCGCGTCCGATGCTAGCAGCGTGACACtgcgaggcgaagaagatgtccCAATGCAGAATGGAGAGCTGCTGCCCCCAACGCCACTCAAATCGCCACCCAAGGACGActccgcagcagcacctcCACTCCCACCGCGGCGCTTTTCGACCACGCGCGAACACGCACTTGAGAAGGCAcaggagaaggcgaaagcGCAGCAGGACGTTACCGAAGTGCACGACGATGTTTTGTTCAAGTTGAGAGCAGGCATGACACCACGAGGCGCAGATGAGACTGGCGAACAGGAAGATGATCTGCACCGGTTGTTCAAGTACAGCATGATTGAGACCTCAGTCAAGGACGGAATCGATGGGAAGAAGAAACCATTGCTGGACATGGCGATTACCATTCCGCCTCCATCTGGAGCAACTGACATTTACAGTGTGCTGGACCAATTCTTCGACCTGCAAAGCGTCGGCGAGACAACCGAGGCTGGCAACACGGAAGCCTACAAGTCATTGGAGGTGCTCCCACCTTTACTGCAGATCAATATCACACGCATCGATTACAACAAAGAACGAGGAGCTTTCAAATCTGAGGCATGTGTGAAGCTCGAAGATGAGCTCTACCTTGATCGATATATTGATACTTCGCACCCTGATGTGCTGCCGAGGCGCAAAGCTTGTTGGTCCTGGCGTCAGAAGTTGCACGCGCTgcgaaaagagaagaaggccatcGACGATGCTCCACAAGTTGTCAACAAACCGAATGATCTCAGCGGGCCACTCGTGATGAGCGAGGCCGGTGAATATCTGCACGACATGCCTAAAGTCAATGCCGAACTCGAATCGCTTGGTATGAACGGCGTCGAGGTTCCGGAAAGCTTGCCCATAGCTGTCATGTCGGAGACACAAGACCAATTGGCTCGACTTCTGCAGCTGGAGAGTGAGATCGCCGAGATCGAGCCACGTCTCAAGGATCAGTTCAGCGAGTTCAAAAAGATCAAGTATcgtcttgctgctgtcttTTTCCACCGAGGCAGCTATGGACATGGACATTACTGGATCTACATTCATGACTTCGAGAATGACGTCTGGCGAATGTACAATGACGAGCGCGTGGATGAGTTCAAGAATGTCAACGAAATCCTCGAGGCGAATACCTGGAACCATGGCACTCCAACTTTTGCTGTGTACGTTAAGGACGACCACAAGACTGAGATTGTGCAGCCCGTGTGTCGAGCTCCGGAACCTGTGCCGGAAGCGGATCCTCAGGCGGTCCCTGATATCGACGTCCAGATGTATGACGGCGGAAATCAGCCTGAGGGCACGATGAATCCACGAGACATGATGGTCCGTCGGGACTCAGCCAGTGGTCTCGATAGGAAAGAGAGCAGTGGAGAGTGGGACCCAGCACGAGTTGTAAACAATCATCAGTGGTAG